A DNA window from Xyrauchen texanus isolate HMW12.3.18 chromosome 6, RBS_HiC_50CHRs, whole genome shotgun sequence contains the following coding sequences:
- the LOC127645199 gene encoding histone deacetylase complex subunit SAP130-like isoform X1 has product MSSHQYPRPRLPSGLGHGQTPGRNTIGLPGSQKNTGHEDSNHAPRDMLSSGTVAFKDDKQETVVVRPYPQPHSHPLPYGKALTLPPSLLQHLPAQQSTPVSVSAAPSHIHQGLSLAFTEGHLKSALKTTPGHLTFPPKVPGHITATLETTQASGIPVATISGQQGQTGNLHHLTNVQIIRSGAPALQIGSSATPQHPFTSHLPRGAAAAAVMSSSKGTTVLRPAAGLSSATGQPSVQHIIHQPIQSRPIVTTSTAVLPTVVPVTATRPQSPVITTVAAHSGDMLHGHTALTIHPSQGTLSIQRPPPTWDTPTRINLPPHPAIAAQKALPHSVAQKPIFSTVTPVAAATVAPIQATNTSPSPTTTGSMPHTQVSSSNIVTMTVASHSSHATAVTTSTIPVAKVVPQPITHTSPRIQSEYPGERGNLIPISGHRSSPNPISMENRTDNRQSVPVQFQYFLPTYPSAPYPLTHTYTPITSSMSSIRPYPGTPQAPSAAMPAQTGVGVASTVHLNSMQLMTVDRIAQINTQNIQPAAMAAQGIQPTPIPAQGLHTSAQITTPSIQPIPVNQQKPQTESKASVVLADGSTLVANTISNPFNNNQPATTVTQTHNQSANSGAPSLVTSPRPSILRKKPANEGVAVRKNLIPGQLSESTTPRIDGAIRSTSASPRPVGVKPKPDILMSLAPSVTAAVESIPIQGDEQQPQHLAPPPSQLASQPLLSLLASATPPSQPTPAISALPAAMAVTLPVPSMANVVAPPTQPAVSTTSACGISCTLPEMNIKQEEEPIDTAKPVASGPNSDAQMLAVHAKDITLGASPRKKPRKQQHVISTEESEMMETNSTDEEKFPSKPLSQRAMKRKSPPKEYIDEEGVRYVPIRVRPPITLLRHYRNPWKAAYHHFQRYSDIRVKEDKKGTLQDVANQKGVVCRAQGWKIHLCAAQLMQLTNLEHDVLSRLTSLQEGLIPKKKAGADDDLHRINELIQGNMQRCKLVIDQITEARDTMLKVLDHKEHVMKLLNKNSSTKKLNKLKRKDRA; this is encoded by the exons ATGAGTTCTCATCAATATCCACGTCCACGACTCCCATCTGGACTGGGACATGGACAAACACCAGGCCGTAACACTATAGGACTTCCAGGAAGTCAAAAGAACACTG GACATGAAGACTCTAATCATGCTCCACGTGACATGTTGTCCAGCGGAACTGTAGCGTTCAAAGATGACAAGCAGGAGACCGTAGTGGTACGACCCTACCCCCAACCCCACAGTCATCCCCTACCCTATGGAAAAGCCCTGACTCTGCCCCCTTCACTCCTTCAGCACCTCCCTGCCCAGCAAAGCACGCCTGTCTCTGTGTCGGCAGCACCGTCCCACATCCATCAGGGTCTTTCCCTAGCCTTCACTGAGGGTCATCTAAAG TCTGCTCTAAAGACAACACCAGGCCATCTCACTTTCCCCCCAAAGGTGCCCGGTCATATCACTGCTACCTTGGAGACTACGCAGGCATCCGGTATACCTGTAGCAACCATCAGTGGTCAGCAG GGTCAAACTGGTAACCTACATCATCTGACCAATGTTCAGATCATCCGCAGTGGAGCTCCTGCACTGCAGATTGGATCCTCTGCGACACCTCAGCATCCCTTCACCTCTCATTTACCCAGAG gagctgctgctgctgctgtaatGTCAAGTTCCAAAGGAACTACAGTGCTGAGACCAGCAGCTGGTCTGAGCTCTGCCACAGGCCAGCCTTCTGTCCAGCACATTATTCACCAACCAATTCAG TCCCGGCCCATAGTAACTACCTCTACAGCAGTGCTGCCTACAGTAGTGCCAGTGACTGCCACCAGACCTCAGTCTCCGGTTATCACCACAGTGGCTGCCCACTCTGGAGACATGTTACATGG TCACACAGCACTGACAATCCACCCTTCCCAAGGGACACTAAGTATCCAAAGACCTCCACCCACATGGGACACACCCACACGGATCAACCTGCCCCCCCACCCAGCCATTGCTGCTCAGAAAGCCCTGCCTCACTCTGTTGCACAG AAGCCCATTTTCAGCACTGTGACACCTGTTGCTGCAGCAACTGTTGCTCCAATTCAGGCTACTAACACGTCACCATCACCCACTACAACag GCTCCATGCCCCACACACAAGTATCCAGTAGCAACATTGTCACTATGACGGTGGCCTCCCACTCCTCCCATGCCACAGCAGTGACCACATCCACCATCCCTGTGG CTAAAGTGGTCCCGCAgcccatcacacacacatcaccacgCATACAGTCTGAATACCCTGGAGAGAGGGGCAACCTCATCCCTATTTCTGGTCATCGCTCCTCTCCCAACCCCATCTCCATGGAGAACCGCACTGACAACAG ACAATCTGTTCCAGTGCAGTTCCAGTATTTCCTGCCCACCTACCCATCAGCACCGTACCCTCTGACCCACACTTACACCCCCATCACCAGCTCTATGTCGTCAATACGCCCATATCCAG GAACACCTCAAGCCCCCAGTGCAGCCATGCCTGCCCAAACTGGTGTAGGAGTTGCATCTACAGTTCATCTGAATTCTATGCAGCTGATGACAGTGGACCGCATCGCCCAGATAAACACCCAAAATATCCAACCAGCTGCCATGGCAGCACAGGGCATCCAGCCCACACCCATCCCGGCACAGGGCCTGCATACGTCTGCCCAGATCACCACCCCGAGCATTCAGCCTATACCAGTCAACCAACAAAAACCCCAGACCGAGTCCAAGGCCTCAG TTGTGCTGGCCGATGGTTCCACACTAGTGGCTAACACTATCAGCAACCCATTCAACAACAATCAGCCTGCCACCACtgtgacacagacacacaatcagaGTGCCAATTCTGGAGCCCCCTCACTTGTAACTTCCCCTCGACCTAGCATTCTGCGCAAGAAACCTGCCAATGAAGG CGTGGCTGTTAGGAAGAACCTGATCCCAGGTCAGCTCAGTGAGTCTACAACCCCCAGAATTGATGGAGCCATCAGGAGTACATCAGCATCACCTCGCCCTGTAGG AGTGAAGCCCAAACCTGACATTCTCATGAGTCTCGCTCCATCGGTTACTGCGGCAGTTGAATCTATTCCTATTCAGGGCGATGAACAGCAACCACAACAcctggcgccacctccctctcaGCTTGCCTCACAACCTCTCCTCTCCCTTTTGGCTTCAGCCACGCCTCCCTCTCAGCCCACCCCTGCTATCTCAGCCCTACCTGCTGCCATGGCAGTCACCTTGCCAGTGCCCTCTATGGCCAATGTAGTGGCCCCACCCACACAGCCAGCAGTCAGTACCACATCAGCATGTGGTATCAGCTGCACCCTCCCCGAGATGAATATTAAGCAAGAGGAGGAGCCTATCGATACTGCAAAACCAG TGGCATCAGGGCCCAACAGCGATGCACAGATGTTAGCAGTACATGCTAAAGACATCACCCTAGGAGCCTCGCCCAGGAAGAAGCCCCGGAAGCAGCAACACGTCATCTCCACTGAAGAGAGTGAGATGATGGAGACCAACAGCACAGATGAGGAGAAGTTCCCATCCAAACCCCTCAGCCAGCGTGCAATGAAACGCAAGTCCCCTCCCAAAGAATACATTG ATGAGGAGGGAGTTCGGTATGTTCCCATCCGAGTTCGACCTCCGATCACTCTGCTACGACACTACCGCAACCCCTGGAAGGCGGCGTACCACCACTTTCAGAGATACAGCGACATCCGTGTCAAGG AGGACAAGAAGGGCACCCTGCAGGATGTGGCTAATCAGAAGGGAGTGGTGTGCAGAGCCCAGGGCTGGAAAATTCACCTCTGTGCTGCTCAGCTCATGCAGCTG ACAAATCTGGAGCATGATGTACTCAGtcgcctcacgagtctccaagAAGGCCTCATTCCGAAGAAGAAGGCCGGAGCTGATGATGATCTTCACCGCATAAATGAGCTCATACAG GGCAACATGCAGCGCTGCAAGCTGGTGATTGACCAGATCACAGAAGCACGTGATACCATGTTGAAGGTTCTGGATCACAAGGAGCATGTCATGAAGCTGCTCAACAAGAATAGCAGCACCAAGAAGCTTAATAAGCTGAAGCGTAAAGACAGGGCATGA
- the LOC127645199 gene encoding histone deacetylase complex subunit SAP130-like isoform X2 has product MSSHQYPRPRLPSGLGHGQTPGRNTIGLPGSQKNTGHEDSNHAPRDMLSSGTVAFKDDKQETVVVRPYPQPHSHPLPYGKALTLPPSLLQHLPAQQSTPVSVSAAPSHIHQGLSLAFTEGHLKVPGHITATLETTQASGIPVATISGQQGQTGNLHHLTNVQIIRSGAPALQIGSSATPQHPFTSHLPRGAAAAAVMSSSKGTTVLRPAAGLSSATGQPSVQHIIHQPIQSRPIVTTSTAVLPTVVPVTATRPQSPVITTVAAHSGDMLHGHTALTIHPSQGTLSIQRPPPTWDTPTRINLPPHPAIAAQKALPHSVAQKPIFSTVTPVAAATVAPIQATNTSPSPTTTGSMPHTQVSSSNIVTMTVASHSSHATAVTTSTIPVAKVVPQPITHTSPRIQSEYPGERGNLIPISGHRSSPNPISMENRTDNRQSVPVQFQYFLPTYPSAPYPLTHTYTPITSSMSSIRPYPGTPQAPSAAMPAQTGVGVASTVHLNSMQLMTVDRIAQINTQNIQPAAMAAQGIQPTPIPAQGLHTSAQITTPSIQPIPVNQQKPQTESKASVVLADGSTLVANTISNPFNNNQPATTVTQTHNQSANSGAPSLVTSPRPSILRKKPANEGVAVRKNLIPGQLSESTTPRIDGAIRSTSASPRPVGVKPKPDILMSLAPSVTAAVESIPIQGDEQQPQHLAPPPSQLASQPLLSLLASATPPSQPTPAISALPAAMAVTLPVPSMANVVAPPTQPAVSTTSACGISCTLPEMNIKQEEEPIDTAKPVASGPNSDAQMLAVHAKDITLGASPRKKPRKQQHVISTEESEMMETNSTDEEKFPSKPLSQRAMKRKSPPKEYIDEEGVRYVPIRVRPPITLLRHYRNPWKAAYHHFQRYSDIRVKEDKKGTLQDVANQKGVVCRAQGWKIHLCAAQLMQLTNLEHDVLSRLTSLQEGLIPKKKAGADDDLHRINELIQGNMQRCKLVIDQITEARDTMLKVLDHKEHVMKLLNKNSSTKKLNKLKRKDRA; this is encoded by the exons ATGAGTTCTCATCAATATCCACGTCCACGACTCCCATCTGGACTGGGACATGGACAAACACCAGGCCGTAACACTATAGGACTTCCAGGAAGTCAAAAGAACACTG GACATGAAGACTCTAATCATGCTCCACGTGACATGTTGTCCAGCGGAACTGTAGCGTTCAAAGATGACAAGCAGGAGACCGTAGTGGTACGACCCTACCCCCAACCCCACAGTCATCCCCTACCCTATGGAAAAGCCCTGACTCTGCCCCCTTCACTCCTTCAGCACCTCCCTGCCCAGCAAAGCACGCCTGTCTCTGTGTCGGCAGCACCGTCCCACATCCATCAGGGTCTTTCCCTAGCCTTCACTGAGGGTCATCTAAAG GTGCCCGGTCATATCACTGCTACCTTGGAGACTACGCAGGCATCCGGTATACCTGTAGCAACCATCAGTGGTCAGCAG GGTCAAACTGGTAACCTACATCATCTGACCAATGTTCAGATCATCCGCAGTGGAGCTCCTGCACTGCAGATTGGATCCTCTGCGACACCTCAGCATCCCTTCACCTCTCATTTACCCAGAG gagctgctgctgctgctgtaatGTCAAGTTCCAAAGGAACTACAGTGCTGAGACCAGCAGCTGGTCTGAGCTCTGCCACAGGCCAGCCTTCTGTCCAGCACATTATTCACCAACCAATTCAG TCCCGGCCCATAGTAACTACCTCTACAGCAGTGCTGCCTACAGTAGTGCCAGTGACTGCCACCAGACCTCAGTCTCCGGTTATCACCACAGTGGCTGCCCACTCTGGAGACATGTTACATGG TCACACAGCACTGACAATCCACCCTTCCCAAGGGACACTAAGTATCCAAAGACCTCCACCCACATGGGACACACCCACACGGATCAACCTGCCCCCCCACCCAGCCATTGCTGCTCAGAAAGCCCTGCCTCACTCTGTTGCACAG AAGCCCATTTTCAGCACTGTGACACCTGTTGCTGCAGCAACTGTTGCTCCAATTCAGGCTACTAACACGTCACCATCACCCACTACAACag GCTCCATGCCCCACACACAAGTATCCAGTAGCAACATTGTCACTATGACGGTGGCCTCCCACTCCTCCCATGCCACAGCAGTGACCACATCCACCATCCCTGTGG CTAAAGTGGTCCCGCAgcccatcacacacacatcaccacgCATACAGTCTGAATACCCTGGAGAGAGGGGCAACCTCATCCCTATTTCTGGTCATCGCTCCTCTCCCAACCCCATCTCCATGGAGAACCGCACTGACAACAG ACAATCTGTTCCAGTGCAGTTCCAGTATTTCCTGCCCACCTACCCATCAGCACCGTACCCTCTGACCCACACTTACACCCCCATCACCAGCTCTATGTCGTCAATACGCCCATATCCAG GAACACCTCAAGCCCCCAGTGCAGCCATGCCTGCCCAAACTGGTGTAGGAGTTGCATCTACAGTTCATCTGAATTCTATGCAGCTGATGACAGTGGACCGCATCGCCCAGATAAACACCCAAAATATCCAACCAGCTGCCATGGCAGCACAGGGCATCCAGCCCACACCCATCCCGGCACAGGGCCTGCATACGTCTGCCCAGATCACCACCCCGAGCATTCAGCCTATACCAGTCAACCAACAAAAACCCCAGACCGAGTCCAAGGCCTCAG TTGTGCTGGCCGATGGTTCCACACTAGTGGCTAACACTATCAGCAACCCATTCAACAACAATCAGCCTGCCACCACtgtgacacagacacacaatcagaGTGCCAATTCTGGAGCCCCCTCACTTGTAACTTCCCCTCGACCTAGCATTCTGCGCAAGAAACCTGCCAATGAAGG CGTGGCTGTTAGGAAGAACCTGATCCCAGGTCAGCTCAGTGAGTCTACAACCCCCAGAATTGATGGAGCCATCAGGAGTACATCAGCATCACCTCGCCCTGTAGG AGTGAAGCCCAAACCTGACATTCTCATGAGTCTCGCTCCATCGGTTACTGCGGCAGTTGAATCTATTCCTATTCAGGGCGATGAACAGCAACCACAACAcctggcgccacctccctctcaGCTTGCCTCACAACCTCTCCTCTCCCTTTTGGCTTCAGCCACGCCTCCCTCTCAGCCCACCCCTGCTATCTCAGCCCTACCTGCTGCCATGGCAGTCACCTTGCCAGTGCCCTCTATGGCCAATGTAGTGGCCCCACCCACACAGCCAGCAGTCAGTACCACATCAGCATGTGGTATCAGCTGCACCCTCCCCGAGATGAATATTAAGCAAGAGGAGGAGCCTATCGATACTGCAAAACCAG TGGCATCAGGGCCCAACAGCGATGCACAGATGTTAGCAGTACATGCTAAAGACATCACCCTAGGAGCCTCGCCCAGGAAGAAGCCCCGGAAGCAGCAACACGTCATCTCCACTGAAGAGAGTGAGATGATGGAGACCAACAGCACAGATGAGGAGAAGTTCCCATCCAAACCCCTCAGCCAGCGTGCAATGAAACGCAAGTCCCCTCCCAAAGAATACATTG ATGAGGAGGGAGTTCGGTATGTTCCCATCCGAGTTCGACCTCCGATCACTCTGCTACGACACTACCGCAACCCCTGGAAGGCGGCGTACCACCACTTTCAGAGATACAGCGACATCCGTGTCAAGG AGGACAAGAAGGGCACCCTGCAGGATGTGGCTAATCAGAAGGGAGTGGTGTGCAGAGCCCAGGGCTGGAAAATTCACCTCTGTGCTGCTCAGCTCATGCAGCTG ACAAATCTGGAGCATGATGTACTCAGtcgcctcacgagtctccaagAAGGCCTCATTCCGAAGAAGAAGGCCGGAGCTGATGATGATCTTCACCGCATAAATGAGCTCATACAG GGCAACATGCAGCGCTGCAAGCTGGTGATTGACCAGATCACAGAAGCACGTGATACCATGTTGAAGGTTCTGGATCACAAGGAGCATGTCATGAAGCTGCTCAACAAGAATAGCAGCACCAAGAAGCTTAATAAGCTGAAGCGTAAAGACAGGGCATGA
- the LOC127645199 gene encoding histone deacetylase complex subunit SAP130-like isoform X3 yields MSSHQYPRPRLPSGLGHGQTPGRNTIGLPGSQKNTGHEDSNHAPRDMLSSGTVAFKDDKQETVVVRPYPQPHSHPLPYGKALTLPPSLLQHLPAQQSTPVSVSAAPSHIHQGLSLAFTEGHLKGQTGNLHHLTNVQIIRSGAPALQIGSSATPQHPFTSHLPRGAAAAAVMSSSKGTTVLRPAAGLSSATGQPSVQHIIHQPIQSRPIVTTSTAVLPTVVPVTATRPQSPVITTVAAHSGDMLHGHTALTIHPSQGTLSIQRPPPTWDTPTRINLPPHPAIAAQKALPHSVAQKPIFSTVTPVAAATVAPIQATNTSPSPTTTGSMPHTQVSSSNIVTMTVASHSSHATAVTTSTIPVAKVVPQPITHTSPRIQSEYPGERGNLIPISGHRSSPNPISMENRTDNRQSVPVQFQYFLPTYPSAPYPLTHTYTPITSSMSSIRPYPGTPQAPSAAMPAQTGVGVASTVHLNSMQLMTVDRIAQINTQNIQPAAMAAQGIQPTPIPAQGLHTSAQITTPSIQPIPVNQQKPQTESKASVVLADGSTLVANTISNPFNNNQPATTVTQTHNQSANSGAPSLVTSPRPSILRKKPANEGVAVRKNLIPGQLSESTTPRIDGAIRSTSASPRPVGVKPKPDILMSLAPSVTAAVESIPIQGDEQQPQHLAPPPSQLASQPLLSLLASATPPSQPTPAISALPAAMAVTLPVPSMANVVAPPTQPAVSTTSACGISCTLPEMNIKQEEEPIDTAKPVASGPNSDAQMLAVHAKDITLGASPRKKPRKQQHVISTEESEMMETNSTDEEKFPSKPLSQRAMKRKSPPKEYIDEEGVRYVPIRVRPPITLLRHYRNPWKAAYHHFQRYSDIRVKEDKKGTLQDVANQKGVVCRAQGWKIHLCAAQLMQLTNLEHDVLSRLTSLQEGLIPKKKAGADDDLHRINELIQGNMQRCKLVIDQITEARDTMLKVLDHKEHVMKLLNKNSSTKKLNKLKRKDRA; encoded by the exons ATGAGTTCTCATCAATATCCACGTCCACGACTCCCATCTGGACTGGGACATGGACAAACACCAGGCCGTAACACTATAGGACTTCCAGGAAGTCAAAAGAACACTG GACATGAAGACTCTAATCATGCTCCACGTGACATGTTGTCCAGCGGAACTGTAGCGTTCAAAGATGACAAGCAGGAGACCGTAGTGGTACGACCCTACCCCCAACCCCACAGTCATCCCCTACCCTATGGAAAAGCCCTGACTCTGCCCCCTTCACTCCTTCAGCACCTCCCTGCCCAGCAAAGCACGCCTGTCTCTGTGTCGGCAGCACCGTCCCACATCCATCAGGGTCTTTCCCTAGCCTTCACTGAGGGTCATCTAAAG GGTCAAACTGGTAACCTACATCATCTGACCAATGTTCAGATCATCCGCAGTGGAGCTCCTGCACTGCAGATTGGATCCTCTGCGACACCTCAGCATCCCTTCACCTCTCATTTACCCAGAG gagctgctgctgctgctgtaatGTCAAGTTCCAAAGGAACTACAGTGCTGAGACCAGCAGCTGGTCTGAGCTCTGCCACAGGCCAGCCTTCTGTCCAGCACATTATTCACCAACCAATTCAG TCCCGGCCCATAGTAACTACCTCTACAGCAGTGCTGCCTACAGTAGTGCCAGTGACTGCCACCAGACCTCAGTCTCCGGTTATCACCACAGTGGCTGCCCACTCTGGAGACATGTTACATGG TCACACAGCACTGACAATCCACCCTTCCCAAGGGACACTAAGTATCCAAAGACCTCCACCCACATGGGACACACCCACACGGATCAACCTGCCCCCCCACCCAGCCATTGCTGCTCAGAAAGCCCTGCCTCACTCTGTTGCACAG AAGCCCATTTTCAGCACTGTGACACCTGTTGCTGCAGCAACTGTTGCTCCAATTCAGGCTACTAACACGTCACCATCACCCACTACAACag GCTCCATGCCCCACACACAAGTATCCAGTAGCAACATTGTCACTATGACGGTGGCCTCCCACTCCTCCCATGCCACAGCAGTGACCACATCCACCATCCCTGTGG CTAAAGTGGTCCCGCAgcccatcacacacacatcaccacgCATACAGTCTGAATACCCTGGAGAGAGGGGCAACCTCATCCCTATTTCTGGTCATCGCTCCTCTCCCAACCCCATCTCCATGGAGAACCGCACTGACAACAG ACAATCTGTTCCAGTGCAGTTCCAGTATTTCCTGCCCACCTACCCATCAGCACCGTACCCTCTGACCCACACTTACACCCCCATCACCAGCTCTATGTCGTCAATACGCCCATATCCAG GAACACCTCAAGCCCCCAGTGCAGCCATGCCTGCCCAAACTGGTGTAGGAGTTGCATCTACAGTTCATCTGAATTCTATGCAGCTGATGACAGTGGACCGCATCGCCCAGATAAACACCCAAAATATCCAACCAGCTGCCATGGCAGCACAGGGCATCCAGCCCACACCCATCCCGGCACAGGGCCTGCATACGTCTGCCCAGATCACCACCCCGAGCATTCAGCCTATACCAGTCAACCAACAAAAACCCCAGACCGAGTCCAAGGCCTCAG TTGTGCTGGCCGATGGTTCCACACTAGTGGCTAACACTATCAGCAACCCATTCAACAACAATCAGCCTGCCACCACtgtgacacagacacacaatcagaGTGCCAATTCTGGAGCCCCCTCACTTGTAACTTCCCCTCGACCTAGCATTCTGCGCAAGAAACCTGCCAATGAAGG CGTGGCTGTTAGGAAGAACCTGATCCCAGGTCAGCTCAGTGAGTCTACAACCCCCAGAATTGATGGAGCCATCAGGAGTACATCAGCATCACCTCGCCCTGTAGG AGTGAAGCCCAAACCTGACATTCTCATGAGTCTCGCTCCATCGGTTACTGCGGCAGTTGAATCTATTCCTATTCAGGGCGATGAACAGCAACCACAACAcctggcgccacctccctctcaGCTTGCCTCACAACCTCTCCTCTCCCTTTTGGCTTCAGCCACGCCTCCCTCTCAGCCCACCCCTGCTATCTCAGCCCTACCTGCTGCCATGGCAGTCACCTTGCCAGTGCCCTCTATGGCCAATGTAGTGGCCCCACCCACACAGCCAGCAGTCAGTACCACATCAGCATGTGGTATCAGCTGCACCCTCCCCGAGATGAATATTAAGCAAGAGGAGGAGCCTATCGATACTGCAAAACCAG TGGCATCAGGGCCCAACAGCGATGCACAGATGTTAGCAGTACATGCTAAAGACATCACCCTAGGAGCCTCGCCCAGGAAGAAGCCCCGGAAGCAGCAACACGTCATCTCCACTGAAGAGAGTGAGATGATGGAGACCAACAGCACAGATGAGGAGAAGTTCCCATCCAAACCCCTCAGCCAGCGTGCAATGAAACGCAAGTCCCCTCCCAAAGAATACATTG ATGAGGAGGGAGTTCGGTATGTTCCCATCCGAGTTCGACCTCCGATCACTCTGCTACGACACTACCGCAACCCCTGGAAGGCGGCGTACCACCACTTTCAGAGATACAGCGACATCCGTGTCAAGG AGGACAAGAAGGGCACCCTGCAGGATGTGGCTAATCAGAAGGGAGTGGTGTGCAGAGCCCAGGGCTGGAAAATTCACCTCTGTGCTGCTCAGCTCATGCAGCTG ACAAATCTGGAGCATGATGTACTCAGtcgcctcacgagtctccaagAAGGCCTCATTCCGAAGAAGAAGGCCGGAGCTGATGATGATCTTCACCGCATAAATGAGCTCATACAG GGCAACATGCAGCGCTGCAAGCTGGTGATTGACCAGATCACAGAAGCACGTGATACCATGTTGAAGGTTCTGGATCACAAGGAGCATGTCATGAAGCTGCTCAACAAGAATAGCAGCACCAAGAAGCTTAATAAGCTGAAGCGTAAAGACAGGGCATGA